The Pleurodeles waltl isolate 20211129_DDA chromosome 6, aPleWal1.hap1.20221129, whole genome shotgun sequence genome has a segment encoding these proteins:
- the LOC138301502 gene encoding keratin, type I cytoskeletal 47 kDa-like — protein MECKNLQHVETFDSSHWFHEKPGSIAKNVTDPDFSNSNSIDYYSFGSLNVLNDDSSVSLTSASAAGLQDVQSGGPQSVQSEQNPVHLKPRALSPAAIMKKSFSSTSANKGESFSISRGVDSSGEAGLGVVSFDGGAGAGREGASFDGGAGAGFGGTSFISGVGFGGGFGGAAGGGSSSFSFSAGSGEGDILGSGGEDQATQNLMAAYLDKVRALEDANTELQIKICDWYDKHKSSSSMCGNNYSNNYDTIDDLNIKIRAATKENGSQLMEIDNARLAADDFRLKYENELAMRQPIDADIHGLRKFLDDLTMTRSELVMQIEALNKELTYLKKNHQEEMTVASVNFSGEVSVEMDAPPGQDLTEILKRMRGDYEVLAEKNRREAQAQFLKVSEELKVQLSRLSLQKLELDLQTTLAKKRSLELTSAETEQHYGTELMQIQQRISGMEEQLLQLCRDMELQSFEYQRLLDIRTRLEMERETYRHVLEDEFEFGRLL, from the exons ATGGAATGTAAAAACTTACAACATGTTGAAACGTTTGATTCTTCACACTGGTTCCATGAGAAACCAGGCTCCATAGCTAAGAATGTTACAGACCCCGATTTCTCAAATTCTAATTCTATTGACTATTATAGTTTTGGTAGTTTGAATGTACTCAATGACGACTCATCTGTTTCTCTAACCAGTGCATCAGCTGCAGGATTGCAAGATGTGCAATCTGGTGGGCCACAGTCTGTTCAGTCAGAACAGAATCCT GTACATCTGAAGCCCAGGGCCCTCTCACCAGCCGCCATTATGAAGAAAAGCTTTAGCAGCACATCAGCGAATAAAGGCGAGTCCTTCAGTATCTCTAGAGGGGTGGATAGCTCTGGCGAGGCTGGCCTTGGGGTGGTCTCTTTTGACGGTGGTGCTGGGGCTGGCCGTGAGGGGGCCTCCTTCGATGGGGGTGCTGGGGCTGGCTTTGGAGGGACCTCCTTTATTAGTGGTGTTGGCTTTGGGGGTGGCTTCggcggtgctgccggtggtggtagTTCTAGTTTCagtttcagtgcagggagtggtgaGGGCGACATCCTTGGCAGCGGCGGGGAGGACCAGGCCACGCAGAACCTCATGGCCGCGTACCTGGACAAGGTGAGAGCACTGGAGGATGCCAACACTGAGCTGCAGATCAAGATCTGCGACTGGTACGACAAGCACAAGAGCAGCAGCAGCATGTGTGGAAACAACTACAGCAATAACTACGACACCATCGATGACCT CAACATTAAA ATCCGAGCCGCCACCAAAGAAAACGGCAGCCAATTGATGGAAATTGACAACGCCAGGCTGGCAGCAGATGATTTCAGACTGAA ATATGAGAATGAGCTCGCCATGCGGCAGCCCATAGATGCCGACATCCATGGGCTGCGCAAATTCCTGGACGACTTGACCATGACCAGATCTGAATTGGTGATGCAGATTGAGGCCCTGAACAAAGAGCTGACCTACCTCAAGAAGAACCACCAAGAG GAAATGACGGTAGCAAGTGTCAATTTTTCTGGTGAAGTGAGTGTGGAGATGGACGCTCCTCCTGGACAAGACCTAACTGAAATCCTGAAAAGAATGAGAGGTGATTAtgaggtgctggcagagaagaaccgaagagaagccCAGGCCCAGTTCCTGAAGGTG TCTGAAGAATTGAAGGTACAGCTCAGTCGTCTCAGTCTCCAGAAATTGGAACTCGACCTTCAGACCACATTGGCCAAG AAACGATCTCTTGAATTGACCTCAGCAGAGACAGAACAACACTACGGGACAGAACTCATGCAGATACAGCAGAGGATCAGCGGCATGGAGGAGCAGCTCCTCCAGCTCTGCAGGGACATGGAGCTGCAGAGCTTCGAGTACCAGAGGCTCCTGGACATCAGGACCCGGCTGGAGATGGAGAGGGAGACCTACCGCCACGTGCTGGAGGATGAGTTTGAGTTCGGAAGACTTTTATAG